The following coding sequences are from one Corticium candelabrum chromosome 20, ooCorCand1.1, whole genome shotgun sequence window:
- the LOC134195570 gene encoding dual specificity tyrosine-phosphorylation-regulated kinase 4-like, with protein MTGNPDPRQNKRQENGKFDMHDVSLPPLQRVHHYYRSSGQTKTQTTSLSLDASERLRRRQARSLRLSSNLAVIKPCQENISQGKNIDTGQAVKRSSQVSESSCDVTSLVRALPPSSGTTLISSESTAVEMPLATVYEALSRVELEDQTTLSNSRLQTETDIDAGISLPMKPGAALRHFADRLSEYERSEIIDFAEIWFLGLEAKKMPGIRGASRNHGYDDDNGNYVCIPHDHLAFRYEVLEILGKGSFGQVVKALDHKTNDFVAVKIIRNRRRFHKQATVEVAILHAIRSKDLQGRYNVVHMLESFYFRNHLCIVFELLGLNLYELIKKNGYRGFSLSVVRRFAYALLQCLKLLYREKIIHCDLKPENILLKHQRKTSIKVIDFGSSCYEFRRVYTYIQSRFYRAPEVILGLPYGVAIDMWSLGCILCELYTGFPLFPGEDESEQLACIIQICGIPSPRLLQAAQRQHLFFNSRGMLARVVNSKGVKRLPNSVKLADAVKTNNELFVDFVQHCLVLDPAQRMSPLEALQHDWIREALKKTTTGAQPVADIVQPAATSEHLMSVGTDDETHRETSTRQKPSVALPPLKQHTQMTAPKSDIDLEVQAGQLDGMKNVGQTKNTSRLLNHKGSGNKGFLPQID; from the exons TCTTTGCGACTGAGTTCGAACTTGGCAGTTATTAAGCCTTGTCAGGAGAACATATCACAAGGCAAGAATATCGACACTGGACAAGCTGTG AAACGTAGTAGTCAGGTGAGTGAATCGAGTTGTGATGTCACGAGTTTGGTCAGGGCTTTACCACCGTCAAGTGGTACAACGTTAATTTCTTCTGAGTCTACTGCTGTG GAAATGCCTCTTGCTACAGTTTACGAAGCTCTCAGTAGAGTGGAACTTGAAGATCAGACTACTTT AAGTAATAGCAGATTGCAGACAGAAACGGACATTGATGCAGGCATTTCTCTTCCAATGAAGCCTGGAG CTGCTTTGAGACATTTTGCTGATCGTTTGTCGGAATATGAACGATCTGAGATTATTGACTTCGCTGAGATTTGGTTTCTTGGTTtggaagcaaagaaaatgccGGGCATTCGAGGTGCTTCCCGCAATCATG GTTATGACGACGACAATGGCAATTATGTGTGTATTCCACACGATCATCTGGCATTTCGTTACGAGGTGCTAGAAATTCTTGGCAAAGGCTCATTTGGTCAAGTCGTGAAA GCTCTTGACCATAAAACCAATGACTTTGTGGCCGTCAAGATTATTAGAAATAGGCGAAG ATTTCATAAACAAGCTACTGTTGAAGTTGCAATATTACATGCTATACGATCCAAG GATTTGCAGGGTCGATACAATGTTGTGCACATGCTTGAATCATTCTATTTTCGCAATCACTTATGTATCGTTTTTGAATTATTGGG ACTAAATTTGTATGAACTAATCAAGAAGAATGGATATCGTGGCTTCAGTCTCTCTGTCGTTCGAAG ATTTGCTTATGCTCTACTTCAGTGTCTAAAGTTATTGTATCGCGAGAAGATCATTCACTGTGATCTAAAACCA GAAAACATTCTACTAAAACATCAGCGTAAAACGTCAATAAAAGTTATCGACTTTGGTTCTAGTTGTTATGAGTTTCGAAGAG tgtatacatatattcaGAGTAGATTTTATCGTGCTCCAGAAGTAATACTAG gCCTTCCGTATGGTGTCGCAATTGACATGTGGAGTCTCGGCTGTATTCTATGTGAACTCTACACTG GATTTCCTCTCTTTCCCGGTGAAGACGAGAGCGAGCAGTTGGCATGTATCATACAG ATCTGTGGCATCCCGTCACCTCGTCTTCTACAAGCAGCTCAAAGACAACATTTATTTTTCA attccagGGGAATGCTTGCGAGGGTGGTTAATTCAAAGGGAGTCAAACGACTACCGAATTCTGTCAAATTGGCGGATGCGGTGAAGACTAATAATGAGCtctttgttgactttgttCAGCATTGTTTGGT TCTCGATCCAGCACAACGAATGTCTCCACTCGAAGCATTGCAGCACGACTGGATACGTGAA GCACTAAAAAAGACAACCACCGGAGCGCAACCAGTTGCAGACATTGTGCAACCAGCTGCCACTAGCGAACACTTAATGTCCGTTGGAACTGATGATGAAACTCACAGAGAGACAAGTACGAGACAGAAACCGTCGGTAGCACTTCCTCCActgaaacaacacacacagatgacGGCACCAAAATCTGACATTGATCTCGAAGTACAAGCAGGTCAGTTGGATGGCATGAAAAATGTCGGTCAAACCAAAAACACATCACGTTTGCTAAATCATAAAGGCAGTGGAAACAAAGGCTTTTTACCACAGATTGATTAA